In the Gammaproteobacteria bacterium genome, TTCCCGCCCATGAACATCGCCACCACGCCGACGCCCGCGAAGATCAGAACGCCCAGGGTGCCGCACCAGGTCACGATACTCGTGGGTATTGCGGCCTTGGCGCGGTCGAGCCCGAAGACCAGGGCGTACAGAATGACGCCCGCGGCGAAGATTACCCCCGCCTGGAACCCCCCGCCCGGCCCGTAGTCGCCATGGAACTGGACGTACAGGGCGAAGAGCAGGATCGGACCCACGAGGATCTTCGCGGCGATGCGCAGAATGATCTGGTCCCTCATGACGCTCCGTCCCCGCCATCGTCGTCCGCAGGCGACCCTCGCGTTCGGCGCGGCCGGCGGCTCCCCACGAACAGGGTCAGCACCCCCACCATGGCCGCGAAGACGACGGTGGTCTCGCCCAGCGTGTCGTAGCCGCGGTAGCTGGCCAGGACCGTGGTGACGATATTCGGGATGTGCACCTCGAGCACCTCGCCCTCTTCACCGGCGAGGGGCACGTGCATCTCCAGGTACTCGGGAGCCACGTGGCCGTGGACCGGGTTGTCGGGCTGGCCCCATCGTGGCAGATCGTAGGTGCCGTACACCAGCATGCCGCCGGTGACCAGCACGATCAGCAGCGGGATGATGGGTGACTTCGCGTGGCGCTTCTGCCGGGTTCCCACCAGCGCCAGCGTCCCGAGCGCCAGGATGGTGGACACGCCGGCGCCCACCGCTACTTCGGTGAATGCCACGTCCACCGCGTCGAGCACCACGAACAGGGCGGCCGACAGGAAGCTGTAGATTCCCATCAGCATCACCACGGCAACGAGATTGCGCAGGTGCAGGACGCCGAACGCGGTCACGGCCAGCAGTCCGAGGAGTGCGAGGTCGACGACGGATTCCACTCAGTCTCCTCCCTCGTCGTCGTGCACGGCGGGCTCGACCTTGCCGTGCAGGGCGGCCTTGGCGAGCGCATGGGTCGCCACCGGGCTGGTGAACCAGAGAAAGCCCAGAATCATGATCAGCCTCAGGGTCACGCCGCTGATCCCGGCCTGCAGCATGAGCCCGGTGAGGATGAAGAAGCTGCCCATGGTGTCGGTGAGTCCGGCCGCGTGCATGCGCGTGAAGACATCGGGCATGCGCAGGACGCCGATGCCGCCGATGACCACGAAAAAGCTGCCGAGCAACAGGAGTGCGGCGCTGAGGTAGTCGAGAACCATCTCCATCAGCCGGACTCCGTCTCGCCCGGGTGCGGCCCCGAGGCTCCCAGACTACCGAACTGAAAGAACTTCAGCACCGCGATCGTGCCGATGAAGTTGAGAAGCCCGTACGCGAGCGCCAGGTCCAGGAACTCGGGCCGTCCCGTGAAGAAGCCGATGAGCGCGATGGTGAGGACGGTCTTGGTGCCGAACATGTTGACCGCCAGGACCCGGTCGTACACGGTGGGGCCGAGGAGCGCCCGGGCCATCGCCATGGCCATCGTGACCAGGACCGCGATCGAGGCGCCGACCACCATCATGATGCGCCCTCCAGGCGGCACACGCGACGGTCCATCTCGCCTTCCTCGGTGCCGTCCAGCGCTTCCCTGGTCAGGGCGTGGATGCGGAATCCCTCGGCGTCGAGGCGGACCGTGATGGTGCCCGGCGTCAGGGTGATGGAGTTGGCGTAGATGAAGCGCCCAAGATCGGTTTTCTGGTGCCCCTGGAAATCCACCACCCGGGGCCGGATGGGAAGCCGGGGCGAGAGGATCACGCGGGCCACGGCGAGGTTCGACTTGAAGACCTCGACGACGAGCCAGGGCAGATAGAAAAGGAGCCCCGGGACGATGTGGAACGGCGCCCCTTCCCTGTCGGGTAGCAGCATCCTCGTCACCAGCAGCGCCACGCCCACGACCGAGGCCGCGCCCAGGCTGAGAAGCAAGTTCGTGTAGTGTCCCGACATGAGCAGCCACATGGCGTACCACAACAGGCACAGGCCGGCTACGCGCGCGACGGGACGTTGGGTCAAGGGCGAATGCGGACGGCTGGGAGAGGTCGGGGGTTCGGCGACGGGCAAGCTACCAAGTGGACTGTGCCCCGTCAATGATCAGCTGGGCCAGTCGTTCGATCGCCTCTTCGCGCGCCACTTCCTCGGTCTCGGACGCTTCCAGGAACTGCCCCTGCGCGCTCAGTCCTCCGTTCTCCCACAGGATCTCGTTGTTGACCACGTCGATCAGCTCGACCTGAAGGCTGATGCTCACCTGGCGCTGCAGCACCTCGGGGCCGGCGCCCGCCTGTCCGGCACGAAAGTTGGGGGTCCGGAGGTCGTAACGGCTGATGGTGCCGCGCAGGATGGCATCCGCGTTCTCTTCCGCACCCTGGTTGACGCCCAGACCCCTGGGGACCTCGCGCAGCAGGAACTGGTGGATCTCCTGGGTGATCTCGAAGAGGCCGGTCTCGTTTTCGAACGGAAGGATGGCCAGGCTCCGGATATGATCCGGAAAGCTGCCCCCGCGAAAGCTGTAGTTGCAGCCCGACAGCAGCACCATGGACAGAAGCGCGGCTCCCAACACCACGCGCGGGAGAGTCGGCACGAGAGCGGGAATCGCCTGGGCGGGACGTTTCATTCTGGTCGGGACTCGGGGATTCACGCTTACTCCTGGTTGCGGGGAAACCAGATGTCGGACGGATACGGCTCCACGGTCTCGACCGTCTCGAGCGTGAAGGTCAGCTCGCGGAAGTCGATGAGATTCCGGTAGGTCGCTTCGGCGGGAAAGCCGTCACGCAGGGGAAGTGAGAGGGAGAGTTCGTCCACCGCCTCGCCGTCGCGCAGGAGAGCGAGGGCGGCCACGTCGCCATTGTCGTCGAGTTCGTACAAGAGATCCGGCCGACTGCTCGAGTCATAGGTGAGGCGAAGCGTGCCGTCTTCCGCTTCCCATCCCTGCGCCAGGCGGTAGTCGCCTCCGGGGCGGAAAATGCCGAGGGAGGACCAGAAGAGTGCCGGCGGAGGGACCAGTTCGTCCGATGCGCCCTCGGGAATCCGGAGGTCGTCGCCCACCAGAGCCGCGCGCAGCACGGTCTCGCCCCGCCCCGTGAAGAGGTCCAGCCGCGCGCGGTAGGGGGGTTCCAGCCGGGCGACCCCGCGACCGCCCGAGCGCAGCCCCGGTTCGCGCACGTTCCAGTCGAAGATGAGCCGTACCGGGGTCGTTAG is a window encoding:
- a CDS encoding Na(+)/H(+) antiporter subunit B, yielding MRDQIILRIAAKILVGPILLFALYVQFHGDYGPGGGFQAGVIFAAGVILYALVFGLDRAKAAIPTSIVTWCGTLGVLIFAGVGVVAMFMGGNFLDYGVLLYDAEHAQHIGILLVEAGVLVTVFGVMVTLFYSFAGRRRSG
- a CDS encoding DUF4040 domain-containing protein is translated as MESVVDLALLGLLAVTAFGVLHLRNLVAVVMLMGIYSFLSAALFVVLDAVDVAFTEVAVGAGVSTILALGTLALVGTRQKRHAKSPIIPLLIVLVTGGMLVYGTYDLPRWGQPDNPVHGHVAPEYLEMHVPLAGEEGEVLEVHIPNIVTTVLASYRGYDTLGETTVVFAAMVGVLTLFVGSRRPRRTRGSPADDDGGDGAS
- the mnhG gene encoding monovalent cation/H(+) antiporter subunit G, with protein sequence MEMVLDYLSAALLLLGSFFVVIGGIGVLRMPDVFTRMHAAGLTDTMGSFFILTGLMLQAGISGVTLRLIMILGFLWFTSPVATHALAKAALHGKVEPAVHDDEGGD
- a CDS encoding monovalent cation/H+ antiporter complex subunit F → MVVGASIAVLVTMAMAMARALLGPTVYDRVLAVNMFGTKTVLTIALIGFFTGRPEFLDLALAYGLLNFIGTIAVLKFFQFGSLGASGPHPGETESG
- a CDS encoding Na+/H+ antiporter subunit E; its protein translation is MTQRPVARVAGLCLLWYAMWLLMSGHYTNLLLSLGAASVVGVALLVTRMLLPDREGAPFHIVPGLLFYLPWLVVEVFKSNLAVARVILSPRLPIRPRVVDFQGHQKTDLGRFIYANSITLTPGTITVRLDAEGFRIHALTREALDGTEEGEMDRRVCRLEGAS
- the lptE gene encoding LPS assembly lipoprotein LptE, which produces MKRPAQAIPALVPTLPRVVLGAALLSMVLLSGCNYSFRGGSFPDHIRSLAILPFENETGLFEITQEIHQFLLREVPRGLGVNQGAEENADAILRGTISRYDLRTPNFRAGQAGAGPEVLQRQVSISLQVELIDVVNNEILWENGGLSAQGQFLEASETEEVAREEAIERLAQLIIDGAQSTW